In the Flagellimonas sp. HMM57 genome, one interval contains:
- a CDS encoding SMI1/KNR4 family protein has protein sequence MKSEIDKLDTNLKEKRPEYYSKLQKPLSKEEIFALEVKYNKIIPSDLKEFYLWKNGQSQDSYEAFVNNSMFEPLEFVLSGNQEFTEMIGYDFEIENWWNENWLPIFSNGGGSYICYDLKGVFTGQKGQLVEYWKGDNDRPVITPSLADFLNSLNQYYEKTSENDFDEYFDISESITQWKKEFIVDKPIEK, from the coding sequence ATGAAATCTGAAATAGATAAATTGGACACGAATCTAAAGGAGAAAAGACCTGAATATTATAGTAAGCTTCAAAAACCTCTATCTAAAGAAGAAATATTTGCCTTAGAAGTGAAGTATAATAAAATCATTCCATCTGATTTAAAGGAGTTTTATTTATGGAAAAATGGACAAAGTCAAGATAGTTATGAAGCATTTGTAAATAATTCCATGTTTGAACCTCTGGAATTTGTATTATCAGGAAATCAGGAATTTACTGAAATGATAGGATATGATTTTGAAATAGAAAATTGGTGGAACGAAAATTGGCTACCTATTTTTTCTAATGGAGGTGGCAGTTATATCTGTTATGACTTGAAAGGAGTTTTTACTGGACAAAAAGGGCAATTGGTCGAGTATTGGAAAGGGGATAATGATAGACCTGTAATCACACCAAGTCTTGCTGACTTTCTGAACAGTTTAAATCAGTACTATGAGAAAACATCAGAAAACGATTTTGATGAATACTTCGATATTAGCGAAAGTATTACTCAATGGAAAAAAGAGTTTATAGTGGACAAACCAATTGAAAAATAA
- a CDS encoding GH25 family lysozyme — translation MKKIIYTILILGIIGSVIVTSLYFGYLRFNYPSESEYPINGIDVSHHQNEIDWKLVKEQKIRFVFIKATEGGDFIDKRFNQNWKEAKENGIDVGAYHFFTFCRAPQEQAKNFINVVPKIDNSLPPVIDLEFGGNCRLRKSRDSLIKDIKIFEEIIYTHYQKKPILYITQDFYNAFLLNEFKDNPIWARDIYKKPELKDKREWMFWQYGNRGHLKGIDMYVDLNVFNGNKEAYKKLKTGHNTVYK, via the coding sequence ATGAAAAAGATAATCTATACAATTTTGATTTTAGGCATCATTGGTTCAGTAATAGTCACATCACTCTATTTTGGCTATCTAAGATTTAATTATCCTAGTGAAAGTGAATATCCGATTAATGGAATTGATGTCTCTCATCATCAAAATGAAATAGATTGGAAGCTCGTTAAGGAACAAAAAATACGATTTGTATTTATAAAAGCAACTGAAGGAGGAGACTTTATCGATAAACGTTTTAATCAAAATTGGAAAGAGGCAAAAGAAAACGGTATTGATGTAGGGGCATATCATTTTTTTACTTTCTGTAGAGCCCCACAAGAACAAGCAAAAAATTTCATAAATGTTGTTCCGAAAATCGATAATTCATTACCACCTGTAATCGATTTAGAATTTGGTGGAAATTGCAGATTAAGGAAAAGTAGAGACTCTTTAATAAAAGACATTAAAATATTTGAAGAAATAATTTACACCCATTATCAAAAAAAGCCCATACTATACATTACTCAAGATTTCTACAATGCATTTCTACTTAATGAATTCAAAGATAATCCAATTTGGGCGAGAGATATTTATAAAAAACCCGAACTAAAAGATAAAAGAGAATGGATGTTTTGGCAATACGGAAATCGTGGACATCTAAAAGGAATAGATATGTATGTTGATCTAAATGTCTTTAATGGAAATAAAGAAGCATATAAAAAACTAAAAACTGGGCACAACACGGTGTATAAGTAA
- a CDS encoding pyridoxamine 5'-phosphate oxidase family protein, translating to MDIQTDWKIIRRHFNKSFSSNFYISIASVDSENNPTVTPIGSLFLNDNQTGFYFEKFPSKLPEHAKNNPKVCLLGVNSGRIFWIKALFKEKFADFPAMKLYGELRERRKATKREIKRLNRRMKATNGLKGNTYLWKKMEFVREIVFTKAEKINLGKMTAEL from the coding sequence ATGGATATACAAACGGATTGGAAAATAATAAGAAGGCATTTTAATAAAAGTTTTAGTTCTAACTTCTATATTTCAATCGCTTCAGTTGATTCGGAAAATAATCCGACAGTCACACCGATCGGTTCTTTATTTCTAAATGACAATCAAACTGGATTCTATTTTGAAAAATTTCCATCAAAATTGCCTGAACACGCTAAAAATAACCCTAAAGTTTGTTTACTTGGAGTGAATAGTGGGAGAATATTTTGGATAAAGGCATTGTTCAAAGAGAAGTTTGCTGACTTTCCAGCAATGAAACTTTATGGAGAACTTAGAGAAAGAAGAAAAGCAACCAAAAGAGAAATTAAACGACTGAATCGGAGAATGAAAGCAACAAACGGACTGAAAGGCAACACGTATTTATGGAAAAAAATGGAGTTTGTCCGAGAAATAGTATTCACTAAAGCTGAAAAAATTAACCTCGGAAAAATGACGGCTGAGTTATAA
- a CDS encoding DUF5694 domain-containing protein, which translates to MKTFLTVFFCFLVFTGCKKTKEIEEKKQSNPKVSILGVFHFAGTSDFSSVEFESLESEKRQQEIKEIVKKLKEFRPTKVMLEFPASDSQYLDSLYTETLNGNHDYTINEIEQLGFRLAKELNHSKVYSIDHRLDLPFEKLIEFAEKNDNERLEKMIASVEKQDKKESDFLERNSILDYLIYRNSNEEDIRNKDQYLNKTAKFVNDSSYIGAKFVSKWWERNIYMMTNIDKWITSNDRVLVIVGAAHRAVLKDFYEDRTDVEYVEITNFLKNKTTINNDYK; encoded by the coding sequence ATGAAAACATTTTTAACTGTATTTTTTTGTTTCCTAGTCTTTACAGGATGTAAAAAAACTAAAGAAATAGAGGAGAAAAAGCAATCTAATCCCAAGGTCTCAATTTTAGGTGTATTTCATTTTGCAGGAACGTCAGATTTCTCTTCGGTGGAATTTGAAAGCCTTGAGTCCGAAAAGAGACAACAAGAAATCAAAGAGATTGTAAAAAAACTTAAAGAATTTAGACCGACTAAAGTTATGCTTGAATTTCCAGCCTCTGATTCCCAATATTTGGATAGTTTATATACAGAAACCTTAAACGGGAATCACGATTATACCATTAACGAAATAGAGCAATTAGGCTTTAGATTAGCAAAAGAACTGAATCATAGCAAGGTTTATTCCATAGACCATAGACTTGATTTGCCGTTTGAAAAACTTATAGAGTTTGCGGAAAAAAATGATAACGAAAGACTTGAGAAAATGATTGCTTCCGTAGAAAAACAGGATAAAAAAGAATCGGACTTCTTAGAAAGAAACTCAATACTAGATTACCTTATCTATCGTAACTCAAATGAAGAAGATATTAGAAACAAGGACCAGTACTTGAATAAGACAGCGAAATTTGTTAACGATTCAAGCTATATTGGAGCTAAGTTTGTATCGAAATGGTGGGAGCGAAATATTTACATGATGACTAATATAGACAAGTGGATTACCTCGAATGACAGGGTTTTGGTCATAGTGGGGGCCGCCCACAGGGCAGTACTAAAAGATTTTTATGAAGACAGAACAGACGTTGAGTATGTGGAAATAACGAATTTTTTAAAAAATAAAACTACTATCAACAATGACTATAAGTAA
- a CDS encoding Crp/Fnr family transcriptional regulator, which translates to MSKILREHIEKIISLTDEEFEFVLSHFSLKRFLKHQFLIQEGDSVNNDFFILNGLLKASHRNEENKEHILQFATEKSWITDPQAYNNQTIATLNIQCLEDGNSLFITLENREKLCNSLHKMESFFRKKATKEHILLQRRILCLISNNAKNRYEDLLKQYPSLIQRVPKTMIASYLGVSRETLSRLV; encoded by the coding sequence ATGAGTAAAATACTTAGAGAACATATAGAGAAAATCATCTCATTGACAGATGAAGAGTTTGAGTTTGTTCTATCTCATTTTAGTCTGAAAAGATTTTTGAAACACCAATTCCTTATACAAGAAGGAGATTCTGTAAATAATGACTTTTTTATACTAAATGGACTTTTAAAAGCTTCACATAGAAATGAAGAAAACAAAGAACATATTTTACAATTCGCAACAGAAAAATCCTGGATAACTGACCCTCAAGCATATAACAATCAAACAATAGCGACATTAAACATTCAATGTCTAGAGGACGGAAATAGTTTATTTATTACATTGGAAAACAGAGAAAAATTGTGTAATAGTTTGCATAAAATGGAATCCTTCTTTAGAAAAAAAGCGACAAAAGAACACATCTTATTACAAAGAAGAATTTTATGCTTGATAAGTAATAATGCAAAAAACCGTTACGAAGATTTACTCAAACAATATCCATCTCTAATTCAACGAGTCCCAAAGACAATGATTGCTTCATATCTTGGAGTTTCAAGAGAAACCCTAAGTAGGCTAGTGTGA
- a CDS encoding aldo/keto reductase produces MEYRNLGKSGLKVPLLSLGTGTFGGTNEFFQRWGQTDVKEASRLIDICIERGVNFFDTANVYSQGASEEILGKAIKGKREKTIISTKGSFEMGSGINDKGSSRSHIIQACEDSLKRLNTDYVDIYFIHGFDVNTPIEETLRTLNTLVSSGKVRYIGCSNFASWQLMKSLSISERHNLEKYVIYQGYYSLIGRDYEQELMPLIKDQEMGLMVWSPLGWGRLTGKIRRNQPISEGRIKSGGDIGSPPVENEFLYNVVDVLDSISNETGKSIPQIAINWLAQNKTVSNIVIGARNEKQLMDNLNSVEWKLSVQQMNDLNTVSKQALIYPHWVGER; encoded by the coding sequence ATGGAATACCGAAATTTAGGAAAATCAGGATTAAAAGTACCATTATTAAGCTTAGGCACAGGAACATTTGGAGGTACAAACGAATTCTTTCAACGCTGGGGTCAGACAGATGTAAAAGAAGCATCAAGGTTAATAGACATATGTATAGAGAGAGGAGTCAATTTTTTTGATACAGCTAATGTTTATTCTCAAGGAGCATCCGAAGAAATTTTAGGAAAAGCCATTAAAGGAAAAAGAGAAAAAACAATTATTTCAACCAAAGGCTCGTTTGAAATGGGAAGTGGAATAAATGACAAAGGTTCTTCCCGTTCCCACATAATTCAAGCTTGTGAAGACAGTTTAAAACGTTTAAATACAGATTATGTAGACATTTACTTCATACACGGTTTTGATGTAAACACGCCTATAGAAGAAACACTAAGAACATTAAACACTTTAGTTTCAAGTGGAAAAGTAAGATATATAGGGTGTTCAAATTTTGCTTCTTGGCAATTAATGAAATCATTATCTATTTCAGAACGACATAACTTAGAAAAATATGTTATCTATCAAGGTTATTATTCACTTATTGGTCGTGATTATGAACAAGAATTAATGCCCCTTATAAAAGACCAAGAAATGGGGTTAATGGTTTGGAGCCCTTTAGGTTGGGGAAGATTGACTGGTAAAATTAGAAGAAATCAACCCATTTCAGAAGGAAGAATAAAATCTGGAGGAGATATTGGCTCACCTCCTGTTGAAAATGAATTTTTATATAATGTAGTAGATGTACTAGACAGCATTTCAAATGAAACAGGAAAAAGTATTCCGCAAATTGCTATCAATTGGTTAGCTCAAAACAAAACGGTTTCAAATATTGTAATTGGAGCTAGAAACGAAAAACAACTTATGGATAATTTAAATTCGGTTGAATGGAAATTATCTGTACAACAAATGAATGATTTAAATACAGTTTCAAAACAAGCTCTTATTTATCCTCATTGGGTTGGAGAAAGATAA
- a CDS encoding TetR/AcrR family transcriptional regulator: protein MRPQKVLDIEILKGLTKVFRSKGYEGASLKELSEATGLKKASLYHRFPNGKQEMADAVLNHLGEWIINNVFQSLLDDDIEPQIRLKNGLSEIRTLYNDGKETCIFRALSMQTGIELFEEQIKKGMNEWLSTFKEIGMAFQLNHKEAEQKALQVLIEIQGSLIVTKGIGDISIFENTIKNIEHKYINE from the coding sequence ATGAGGCCACAAAAAGTATTAGATATTGAAATCTTAAAAGGGTTGACTAAAGTTTTTCGTTCTAAAGGATATGAAGGGGCAAGCTTAAAAGAATTATCTGAAGCAACAGGTCTAAAAAAAGCTAGTCTGTATCACAGATTCCCAAATGGAAAGCAAGAAATGGCTGATGCCGTTTTAAATCATTTAGGCGAATGGATTATCAATAATGTGTTTCAGTCTCTTTTGGATGATGATATTGAGCCTCAAATAAGATTAAAAAATGGGTTATCAGAAATTCGTACTTTGTATAATGACGGAAAAGAAACCTGCATTTTTCGGGCTCTATCTATGCAAACAGGTATTGAACTATTTGAGGAACAAATAAAAAAGGGAATGAACGAATGGCTTTCCACTTTTAAGGAAATTGGAATGGCGTTTCAGTTAAATCACAAAGAAGCAGAACAAAAAGCTTTACAAGTGTTAATTGAAATTCAAGGTAGTTTAATAGTGACTAAAGGAATAGGAGATATTTCAATTTTCGAAAACACGATAAAAAATATTGAGCACAAATATATTAATGAATAA
- a CDS encoding nuclear transport factor 2 family protein: MKKYPLPPFNKETAEQKVQMAEDAWNSKDPITVSMAYTEDTEWRNRNQFINGRQEVQEFLKNKWQNELDYKLQKELWAFIDNKIAVRFEYEYKNKDGIWYRAYGNENWEFDENGLMQKRYASINDLEIKESERKL; the protein is encoded by the coding sequence ATGAAAAAATACCCACTACCACCTTTCAACAAAGAAACAGCTGAACAAAAAGTTCAAATGGCGGAAGACGCATGGAATAGCAAAGACCCTATAACTGTGTCTATGGCATATACTGAAGATACAGAATGGCGTAATCGAAATCAATTTATTAATGGCCGGCAAGAAGTACAAGAATTTTTAAAAAACAAGTGGCAAAATGAATTAGACTACAAACTTCAAAAAGAGTTATGGGCTTTTATCGATAATAAAATTGCCGTAAGATTTGAATACGAGTATAAAAACAAAGATGGTATATGGTATAGGGCTTATGGTAATGAAAATTGGGAATTTGATGAAAACGGATTAATGCAAAAGCGCTACGCAAGCATTAACGACCTAGAAATAAAAGAATCTGAACGAAAACTTTAA
- a CDS encoding alpha/beta fold hydrolase: MKKFKLIYLFTLMLIISCKEKPSTLKDENAHSNQKQTNPVYYKTLSVDGVKVAYREAGDSKNPTLVLLHGFPSSSHQYRKVLNQLSNEFHLIAPDYPGFGNSDFPSAKDYEYTFDNIAETINSFLELKEINAYALMIQDYGAPIGFRIATAYPERVTAIINQNGNAYEEGLGEAWKGIRDFWANRNEQTENALLPVFSLESLKWQYTHGTRNPENVNPDTWHLDYLRLSRPNAHAVNFDLFYDYQNNLKLYPKWQQYLRDNQPPLLIVWGKNDAFFPESGAEAFKQDVKNIDYNIYNTGHFALEEDGNEIINKIRTFMKKVSK, from the coding sequence ATGAAAAAATTTAAACTTATTTATCTATTTACCTTGATGCTAATAATATCCTGTAAAGAAAAACCGAGCACATTAAAGGACGAAAACGCACACTCAAACCAAAAGCAAACAAATCCAGTTTACTACAAAACATTAAGTGTTGATGGTGTTAAAGTAGCTTATAGAGAAGCTGGAGATAGTAAAAACCCAACATTAGTTCTTCTGCATGGCTTTCCATCGTCTTCTCATCAATATAGAAAAGTATTGAATCAGCTTTCTAATGAGTTTCATCTAATAGCACCAGATTATCCTGGTTTTGGAAATAGTGATTTTCCTTCTGCAAAAGATTATGAATATACTTTTGACAATATTGCTGAAACCATAAATTCGTTTTTAGAATTAAAAGAAATCAATGCCTATGCCTTAATGATTCAGGATTATGGTGCGCCAATAGGTTTTAGGATAGCTACCGCATATCCAGAAAGAGTAACTGCCATTATTAATCAAAATGGTAATGCCTATGAAGAAGGACTTGGAGAAGCTTGGAAGGGCATTAGAGATTTTTGGGCCAATAGAAATGAGCAAACAGAAAATGCACTGTTGCCAGTTTTCTCTTTAGAAAGCTTAAAATGGCAATATACACATGGTACCAGAAACCCTGAAAATGTAAATCCTGACACATGGCATTTGGATTATTTAAGACTATCTAGACCCAACGCTCATGCTGTAAACTTTGATTTGTTCTATGATTACCAAAACAACTTAAAATTATATCCAAAATGGCAACAGTATTTAAGAGATAATCAACCACCTCTATTGATTGTTTGGGGCAAGAACGATGCATTCTTTCCCGAAAGTGGTGCAGAAGCTTTTAAACAAGATGTAAAAAATATAGATTATAATATTTATAATACGGGACATTTTGCTTTAGAAGAAGATGGAAATGAAATTATCAATAAAATAAGAACATTCATGAAGAAAGTATCAAAATAG
- a CDS encoding AraC family transcriptional regulator: MKNRTSINKYHRLPILDGLELLNAKSCTFDFPFHSHDTFNISLILKNTFNTKLTDRFLKAPVGTICITNAKEVHATPCDNLIGNSFFTFYISPDVIKKLNNGQDVFFNDNIIYEQNIFNELYLLSLNFNKSDIQFEKRLKSTLTTLISKYSCNKENSYETKQLFQNFIDDTSFDTFSLSKTASQFGISKYKFIRLFKQETGLTPNNFMLLKKIEQSKKMLKKGHPIFDVAIDCGFYDNSHFYKNFKRFIGVNPLEFQNAFFAV, translated from the coding sequence TTGAAAAACAGGACAAGTATAAATAAATACCATCGACTTCCTATTCTTGACGGATTAGAATTGCTAAATGCAAAATCTTGTACATTTGATTTCCCGTTTCACTCTCACGACACATTCAATATTTCATTAATTCTAAAAAACACTTTTAATACTAAACTTACAGATAGATTTTTAAAAGCACCTGTTGGAACAATTTGCATTACTAATGCTAAAGAGGTTCACGCTACCCCTTGCGACAATCTTATTGGGAATTCATTTTTTACATTCTATATCTCACCGGACGTAATTAAAAAACTAAACAATGGTCAAGATGTGTTCTTTAATGATAACATCATATATGAACAGAACATATTTAATGAACTTTATCTTTTATCACTTAACTTCAACAAAAGCGATATTCAGTTTGAAAAAAGACTAAAATCAACATTAACCACATTGATTTCAAAATATTCATGCAACAAGGAAAATAGCTACGAAACAAAACAACTTTTTCAAAATTTTATCGATGATACATCTTTTGATACTTTCTCATTAAGCAAAACAGCTTCGCAATTTGGAATAAGTAAATACAAATTCATACGATTGTTCAAGCAAGAAACAGGACTTACACCTAATAACTTTATGCTTCTAAAAAAAATTGAGCAAAGTAAAAAAATGTTGAAAAAAGGACATCCAATATTTGATGTTGCTATCGATTGTGGGTTTTACGACAATTCTCATTTCTATAAAAACTTTAAGCGATTCATTGGAGTTAATCCATTGGAATTTCAGAATGCTTTTTTCGCTGTTTAA
- a CDS encoding serine hydrolase — translation MKIYLSILFALISTIIFSQKKEYGIGDLENKLDSLIIKTMESEHIPGASFIIVKDGKTLLKKGYGYTTLDKNAKTVNPDSTIFRIGSITKTFTITALLQLKDKNLIDIHKDVNQYLKSVKVPTTYSEPVTASHLMTHSAGFDELRGRVVYEKDQQISLETFLDGKLIRLRKPGIVSAYSTFGIALAGLLVEDISGLSLEEYMKKNIWQPLGMSMTSIELPKHQNNNLSIGYEYENGINVPQPWEWYHTFPASSINSTTADMGKYLQMHLNLGKLNNTKILNTETALSMQTQQLSVNSEVYGFGYGFYEKNQFGLKAYNHGGDMLGYSSFITLVPEINLGIFVVHHHENTNLRAKVVSQVLEHFGTNDVINTNPERMHSYVSDFAGTYKWMSNCYTCPDSDQQPTYEITANDDNTLSGFGRKFYQVEPLLFKSYDGKRIMGFLQNENGKIKYMSLGNVNAFEKME, via the coding sequence ATGAAAATTTATCTTTCAATACTATTTGCACTAATATCTACCATTATATTCTCACAAAAAAAGGAATATGGGATTGGAGATTTAGAAAACAAACTCGATTCTTTAATTATAAAGACAATGGAATCCGAACATATTCCAGGAGCTTCCTTTATCATCGTAAAAGATGGAAAAACCTTACTCAAAAAAGGTTATGGATATACAACTTTAGACAAAAATGCAAAAACTGTTAATCCTGATTCTACAATTTTCAGAATTGGTTCAATAACCAAGACATTTACCATAACAGCACTTCTTCAACTCAAAGACAAAAACTTAATTGACATACATAAAGATGTCAACCAGTATTTGAAATCTGTAAAAGTTCCAACTACATATAGCGAACCTGTTACAGCTTCACACCTAATGACGCATAGTGCTGGGTTTGATGAATTAAGAGGCAGAGTTGTTTATGAAAAAGACCAACAAATATCATTAGAAACTTTTCTCGATGGTAAATTGATACGATTAAGGAAACCTGGAATTGTTTCTGCTTATTCTACTTTCGGAATTGCACTTGCAGGATTGTTGGTAGAAGATATTAGTGGACTATCTCTTGAAGAATATATGAAAAAGAACATTTGGCAACCTCTAGGTATGTCAATGACGAGTATAGAATTGCCAAAACATCAAAACAACAATTTATCAATAGGTTATGAATATGAAAATGGAATCAACGTGCCACAGCCTTGGGAATGGTACCATACTTTTCCTGCTTCCTCAATTAATAGTACTACCGCAGATATGGGAAAGTATCTGCAAATGCATCTTAATCTTGGTAAATTAAATAACACTAAAATTTTGAATACAGAAACAGCTTTGTCTATGCAAACACAACAACTCTCTGTAAATTCAGAAGTTTACGGTTTTGGATATGGTTTCTACGAAAAAAATCAATTTGGACTAAAAGCATATAATCACGGAGGGGATATGTTGGGATATAGCTCATTTATCACATTAGTTCCCGAAATCAATTTAGGTATTTTTGTCGTTCATCATCACGAGAATACAAATTTGAGAGCCAAGGTTGTATCACAAGTTTTAGAGCATTTTGGCACTAATGATGTAATCAATACCAATCCTGAAAGAATGCATAGCTATGTTTCCGATTTTGCAGGTACTTATAAATGGATGTCCAACTGCTATACTTGCCCAGATAGTGACCAACAACCAACTTATGAAATTACTGCAAATGATGACAATACGCTTTCAGGTTTTGGTAGAAAATTTTATCAAGTAGAACCATTATTATTCAAAAGTTACGATGGAAAAAGGATTATGGGGTTTTTACAAAATGAAAACGGGAAAATTAAATATATGTCTTTGGGAAATGTGAACGCATTTGAGAAAATGGAATAA
- a CDS encoding Crp/Fnr family transcriptional regulator yields MMNLSDKPKIAVNKMDTEKILNKIGEIYSSLTHECQQEFIANSKLNTYKKGDTVVREGQYSKKAYLIIQGCARAYYLKGGKDISDWFTFENQFMASIISFFSCQPSPHYVEFVEDSTVLEFSKDTVDMLSKKHHDFERFISKVVIETMLGLCERLHTIQFAKADERYKQLITIYPDISQRISLTHIASYLGITLETLSRIRNPKIRI; encoded by the coding sequence ATGATGAACCTATCTGATAAACCGAAAATTGCAGTTAACAAAATGGATACTGAAAAAATCTTAAACAAGATTGGAGAAATTTATTCGTCATTAACTCATGAATGTCAGCAGGAGTTCATTGCCAATTCAAAACTCAATACTTACAAAAAAGGAGATACTGTAGTTCGAGAAGGACAATACTCTAAAAAAGCCTATTTGATTATACAAGGTTGTGCCAGAGCTTATTATTTAAAAGGCGGAAAAGATATTTCTGACTGGTTTACTTTTGAAAACCAGTTTATGGCTTCAATTATTAGTTTTTTTAGCTGTCAACCAAGTCCACATTATGTTGAATTTGTAGAAGATTCAACAGTCTTGGAATTTTCTAAAGATACTGTTGATATGCTTTCAAAAAAACATCATGATTTTGAACGGTTTATCAGTAAAGTAGTCATTGAAACCATGTTAGGGCTTTGTGAAAGGTTACATACCATTCAATTTGCAAAAGCAGATGAAAGGTATAAACAATTGATCACTATTTATCCTGATATTTCTCAAAGAATTTCGCTCACACATATTGCTTCTTATCTGGGAATAACCCTTGAGACTTTGAGTAGAATAAGAAACCCTAAAATACGAATTTGA